A part of Kitasatospora acidiphila genomic DNA contains:
- a CDS encoding NCS2 family permease: MTRIPTEPDPTDTRPAASGAPPRIGALDAYFRISARGSTVGAELRGGLTTFMAMAYIILLNPLILSGPDATGARLDHAQLTTATALAAAVTTILLGVVGNVPLAAAAGLSVSGAVSALVVPHTTWAQAMGLCVVYGLLIVLLVVSGLREKIMNGIPLPLKHAITIGIGLFVALIGLHKAGVVESGGPTLLSLGPAGELTGWPVLCFAVTLLAIIVLLARQVRGAILIGIASGTVLAVLVNSAAHLPAKSWGSAPPALHGSPVAAPDFGLLGRVDLFGAFGGKGLGAISASVAVFTLVLAGFFDAMATIIGVGTEAGLADARGRMPGLSRALFIDGAGGALGGLAGASGQTVFVESATGVGDGARTGLASVATGGMFALMLFFAPIAGLVPVEVGSAALVVIGAMMMSQARHIDWGDRETAVPAFLTCALMPFTYSITAGVAAGVVSHLVIKAGTGRWREPGALMWVLGAVFLVYFALAPIKEWLGVH; the protein is encoded by the coding sequence ATGACCCGAATTCCGACGGAACCCGACCCCACCGACACCAGACCCGCCGCGTCCGGCGCCCCGCCCCGAATCGGCGCCCTGGACGCGTACTTCAGGATCTCGGCCCGCGGCTCGACCGTCGGCGCCGAGCTCCGCGGCGGCCTCACCACCTTCATGGCGATGGCCTACATCATCCTGCTCAATCCGCTGATCCTGAGCGGGCCGGACGCCACCGGCGCCCGACTCGACCACGCCCAACTGACCACCGCCACGGCGCTGGCGGCGGCCGTGACCACGATCCTGCTGGGCGTGGTCGGCAATGTGCCGCTGGCGGCCGCCGCCGGACTGTCGGTCTCGGGCGCGGTCTCGGCGCTGGTGGTCCCGCACACCACCTGGGCGCAGGCGATGGGCCTGTGCGTGGTCTACGGCCTGCTGATCGTGCTGCTGGTGGTCTCCGGGCTGCGCGAGAAGATCATGAACGGGATCCCGCTGCCGCTGAAGCACGCAATCACCATCGGGATCGGCCTGTTCGTCGCGCTGATCGGCCTGCACAAGGCGGGTGTGGTGGAGAGCGGCGGGCCCACCCTGCTGTCGCTCGGGCCGGCGGGCGAGCTGACCGGCTGGCCGGTGCTCTGCTTCGCCGTCACCCTGCTGGCCATCATCGTGCTACTGGCCCGCCAGGTCCGCGGCGCGATCCTGATCGGCATCGCGAGCGGCACCGTGCTGGCCGTGCTCGTCAACTCGGCTGCGCACCTTCCGGCCAAGTCCTGGGGCAGCGCACCGCCCGCCCTGCACGGCAGTCCGGTCGCGGCCCCCGACTTCGGGCTGCTCGGCCGCGTCGACCTGTTCGGCGCGTTCGGCGGCAAGGGCCTGGGGGCGATCAGCGCCTCGGTGGCGGTCTTCACCCTGGTGCTGGCCGGCTTCTTCGACGCGATGGCGACCATCATCGGGGTCGGCACCGAAGCGGGTCTGGCGGACGCCCGGGGCCGGATGCCGGGCCTGTCCAGGGCGCTGTTCATCGACGGGGCGGGCGGCGCGCTCGGCGGCCTGGCCGGCGCCTCGGGGCAGACGGTCTTCGTGGAGTCGGCCACCGGGGTCGGCGACGGCGCCCGCACCGGCCTCGCCTCCGTCGCCACCGGCGGGATGTTCGCGCTGATGCTGTTCTTCGCGCCGATCGCCGGCCTGGTCCCGGTGGAGGTGGGCTCGGCCGCGCTGGTGGTGATCGGCGCGATGATGATGAGCCAGGCCCGCCACATCGACTGGGGCGACCGCGAGACCGCCGTCCCGGCATTCCTGACCTGCGCCCTGATGCCGTTCACCTACAGCATCACCGCCGGGGTGGCCGCCGGGGTCGTCTCCCATCTGGTGATCAAGGCCGGCACCGGCCGGTGGCGGGAGCCCGGGGCGCTGATGTGGGTGCTCGGCGCCGTGTTCCTGGTGTACTTCGCGCTCGCTCCGATCAAGGAATGGCTGGGCGTGCACTGA
- a CDS encoding XdhC family protein — protein MQDIAEQLRAWHAAGRRFAVATVVGVSGSAPRDPGAALAVNDAGEAIGSVSGGCVEGAVYELCQAALETGRPVLERFGYSDEDAFAVGLTCGGVLEVFVQPVVPGGDAGLDAGIAHLGAGTPVALARVVDGPAGLLGATVAVTGAGHDGSLPSLTGELERSVVAQARAMLDAGRTGTVTLAPDGRPCTPAMSADTSAGSVGGMVTFFVESFVPKPRMLVFGAIDFAAAVVRIGTFLGYRVTVCDARPVFATARRFPEADEVVVDWPHRYLDSQLDRLDGRTVICVLTHDAKFDIPLLERALRLPVGFVGAMGSRRTHLERNAKLREAGLTEPEIALLHSPIGLDLGARTPEETAVAIAAEIVAGRRGGGCLPLSAGTGPIHHDLERPRSGAFRVA, from the coding sequence ATGCAGGACATCGCCGAACAGCTGCGGGCGTGGCACGCCGCCGGGCGCCGGTTCGCCGTGGCGACCGTGGTCGGCGTATCGGGCAGCGCGCCGCGCGATCCGGGGGCCGCCTTGGCGGTGAACGACGCCGGGGAGGCGATCGGCAGCGTCTCCGGCGGCTGCGTGGAGGGGGCCGTCTACGAGCTGTGCCAGGCGGCGCTGGAGACCGGGCGGCCGGTGCTGGAGCGGTTCGGCTACAGCGACGAGGACGCCTTCGCGGTCGGCCTGACCTGCGGCGGGGTCCTGGAGGTCTTCGTGCAGCCGGTGGTGCCGGGGGGCGATGCCGGGCTGGACGCCGGAATCGCCCACCTGGGCGCCGGCACCCCGGTGGCACTGGCCCGGGTGGTCGACGGTCCGGCCGGGCTGCTGGGTGCCACGGTTGCCGTCACGGGTGCCGGCCACGACGGCAGCCTCCCTTCGCTGACCGGCGAGCTGGAGCGCTCGGTGGTGGCGCAGGCGCGGGCGATGCTGGACGCCGGCCGCACCGGCACGGTGACCCTGGCGCCGGACGGCCGCCCGTGCACTCCAGCGATGTCAGCGGACACGTCCGCGGGATCGGTCGGCGGAATGGTCACCTTCTTCGTGGAGTCCTTCGTCCCCAAGCCGCGGATGCTGGTCTTCGGCGCGATCGACTTCGCCGCCGCCGTGGTCCGGATCGGCACGTTCCTCGGCTACCGGGTGACGGTCTGCGACGCCCGCCCGGTCTTCGCCACCGCCCGCCGGTTCCCCGAGGCCGACGAGGTGGTGGTGGACTGGCCGCACCGCTACCTGGACTCGCAGCTCGACCGGCTGGACGGCCGCACGGTGATCTGCGTGCTCACCCATGACGCCAAGTTCGACATACCGCTGCTGGAGCGGGCGCTGCGGCTGCCGGTGGGCTTCGTCGGGGCGATGGGGTCGCGCCGCACCCATCTGGAGCGCAACGCCAAGCTGCGCGAGGCCGGCCTGACGGAGCCGGAGATCGCCCTGCTGCACTCCCCGATCGGCCTGGACCTGGGCGCCCGCACCCCGGAGGAGACGGCGGTGGCGATCGCGGCCGAGATCGTGGCCGGCCGGCGCGGCGGCGGCTGCCTGCCGCTGTCGGCCGGCACCGGGCCGATCCACCACGACCTGGAGCGGCCCCGCAGCGGTGCGTTCCGAGTCGCCTGA
- a CDS encoding RNA polymerase sigma factor: MQNADQFGFADAAGPPPTPPAAAPPGAEPEAAEALDRAVRAAQAGDEDAFRQVFRTVQPLLLRYLRVLVGGDGADAEDVASEAWLQIARDLHTFQGDGDGFRGWAATIARNRAMDHLRAKRRRPAADLPEEYLTELPAGDDTEGAALATVGTQEALAMIAGLPKDQAEAVLLRVVLQLDAETAARVLGKRAGTVRMAAHRGLRRLAKLLESPTTAPAPRGAVARLRGGPRKNPAEGVTPPGAPTLKDMR; encoded by the coding sequence GTGCAAAACGCAGATCAGTTCGGGTTCGCCGATGCCGCCGGCCCGCCCCCGACCCCGCCAGCCGCTGCACCGCCAGGCGCCGAGCCCGAGGCAGCGGAGGCGCTCGACCGCGCCGTCCGGGCTGCCCAGGCCGGCGACGAGGACGCCTTCAGACAGGTGTTCCGCACGGTGCAGCCGCTGCTGCTGCGCTATCTGCGGGTACTAGTGGGAGGCGATGGGGCCGACGCCGAGGACGTCGCCTCGGAGGCCTGGCTGCAGATCGCCCGTGACCTGCACACCTTCCAGGGCGACGGGGACGGCTTCCGGGGCTGGGCCGCGACCATCGCCCGGAACCGCGCGATGGACCACCTGCGGGCCAAGCGCCGCCGCCCGGCCGCCGACCTGCCGGAGGAGTACCTGACCGAGCTCCCGGCCGGCGACGACACCGAGGGCGCGGCCCTGGCCACCGTCGGCACCCAGGAGGCGCTGGCGATGATCGCCGGTCTGCCCAAGGACCAGGCCGAGGCGGTGCTGCTGCGCGTGGTGCTGCAGCTGGACGCCGAGACCGCCGCCCGCGTGCTCGGCAAGCGGGCCGGTACCGTGCGGATGGCCGCCCACCGGGGCCTGCGTCGGCTCGCCAAGCTGCTGGAGTCCCCCACGACCGCACCCGCACCGCGAGGCGCCGTGGCCCGGCTGCGCGGCGGGCCGAGAAAAAACCCGGCCGAAGGTGTGACACCGCCCGGGGCCCCGACGCTGAAGGACATGAGATGA
- a CDS encoding globin domain-containing protein, producing the protein MTETDQLTLIRSSFALFRDHGDKLAAHFYATLFLHNPQLRELFPAAMDVQRDRLFQALAGAVRMLDRPAELTVFLQQLGRDHRKYGVRSEHYAAVGQALLATLARFAGPQWSPAHERAWTIAYHQIAATMSGAAETEADRTPPFWHAEVVGHERRGSDLAVLTLRPHAPFPYRAGQYTTVETPRWPRVWRPYSIANAPRQDGLLTLQVRAVPAGWVSNALVQHTRVGDVLRLGPGRGTLVLPERPARRVVCVAGGTGLAPIKALVEAMITHNRPLTLHLFVGARHQRDLYDLDALRQLAAAFPRLLLVPVVSDEIGWAGVQGRLPEVVPAQGNWQDHEIFVAGPDAMVISMVERLHRGGVPADRLHYELSTTPEVLDITSGLLEHTEPPKPGSGRPATGDITPR; encoded by the coding sequence ATGACCGAGACCGACCAGCTCACGCTGATCCGGAGCAGCTTCGCCCTGTTCCGGGACCACGGCGACAAACTCGCCGCCCACTTCTACGCCACCCTGTTCCTGCACAACCCCCAGCTGCGGGAGCTGTTTCCGGCCGCCATGGACGTGCAGCGCGACCGGCTCTTCCAGGCCCTGGCCGGCGCCGTCCGGATGCTCGACCGGCCCGCCGAACTGACGGTCTTCTTACAGCAGTTGGGGCGCGACCACCGCAAGTACGGGGTGCGCAGCGAGCATTACGCGGCGGTCGGCCAGGCACTGCTGGCCACCCTGGCCAGGTTCGCCGGCCCGCAGTGGTCCCCGGCCCATGAGCGGGCCTGGACGATCGCCTACCACCAGATCGCCGCCACCATGAGCGGTGCCGCCGAGACCGAGGCCGACCGCACCCCGCCGTTCTGGCACGCCGAGGTGGTCGGCCATGAGCGGCGCGGATCCGACCTGGCGGTGCTCACCCTGCGGCCGCACGCCCCGTTCCCCTACCGGGCCGGCCAGTACACCACCGTGGAGACGCCGCGCTGGCCGCGGGTCTGGCGGCCCTACTCGATCGCCAACGCCCCTCGTCAGGACGGCCTGTTGACCTTGCAAGTGCGGGCCGTACCGGCCGGTTGGGTGAGCAACGCCCTGGTCCAGCACACCCGGGTCGGCGATGTGCTGCGGCTTGGGCCGGGCCGCGGCACCCTGGTGCTGCCCGAGCGGCCGGCCCGCCGGGTGGTCTGCGTGGCCGGCGGCACCGGGCTGGCGCCGATCAAGGCGCTGGTGGAGGCGATGATCACGCACAACCGCCCGCTCACCCTGCACCTGTTCGTCGGCGCCCGCCACCAGCGCGACCTCTACGACCTGGACGCGCTGCGGCAGTTGGCCGCGGCCTTTCCCCGGCTGCTGCTGGTGCCGGTGGTGTCCGACGAGATCGGCTGGGCCGGGGTGCAGGGGCGGCTGCCCGAGGTGGTCCCGGCCCAGGGGAACTGGCAGGACCATGAGATCTTCGTGGCCGGGCCGGACGCCATGGTGATCAGCATGGTCGAGCGGCTCCATCGGGGCGGTGTGCCGGCCGACCGGCTGCACTATGAACTCTCCACCACCCCCGAGGTGTTGGACATCACCTCGGGGCTGCTGGAACACACCGAGCCGCCGAAGCCGGGCTCGGGCCGGCCTGCGACGGGTGACATCACCCCGCGTTGA
- a CDS encoding SDR family oxidoreductase, whose protein sequence is MTDRTEPRRSFVHSAGIDLAVFEQGDPQGPTVLLVHGYPDTHVVWDDVAADLAADHHVVRYDVRGAGESGIPDSREGYRLALLAADLFAVADAVSPDRPVHVVAHDWGSLQSWEAVTEPGAERRLASYTSISGPCLDHMGHWIRHRMRRPTPRHLRQLLVQGAHSWYITAFHLPLLAPATWRFGLARAWPRVLRDLEEVSPRAGHPQPTLRQDAVRGIELYRANMRPTLRSPRERPTKVPVQLITLQRDHYVNTFLSEGLERWVPDLTRRQLNATHWSALLEQGPKVAGMVREFTGRIENGSSGVGSSTGGSTGPLVVITGAGSGIGRATALAFAEQQQATVVVCDLDLAAAQRTAELVDLLGGAGHAYQVDVSDGPGMDAFAQTVAATHGVPDVLVNNAGIGHSGTFLQTTEKEWQRVLDVNLWGVIHGCRAFGSLMAERGQGGHIVNLASAAAYLPSKVLAAYATSKAAVLMLSDCLRAELATSGIGVSAICPGIVNTNITRTSTFSGLTAEQQAAKQARVSKLYARRGFPPEKVATEIVKAVRTGKPVVPVTAEAKAARLVGRLWPGLLRQLAKLNAG, encoded by the coding sequence ATGACCGACCGGACCGAACCCCGCCGCAGCTTCGTGCACTCGGCCGGCATCGACCTCGCCGTCTTCGAGCAGGGCGATCCGCAAGGCCCCACCGTGCTGCTGGTGCACGGCTACCCGGACACCCATGTGGTGTGGGACGACGTGGCCGCCGACCTCGCCGCCGACCACCACGTGGTGCGCTACGACGTGCGCGGCGCCGGCGAGTCGGGGATCCCGGACAGCCGTGAGGGCTACCGCCTCGCGCTGCTGGCCGCCGACCTGTTCGCGGTGGCCGACGCGGTCAGCCCCGACCGGCCGGTGCACGTGGTCGCCCACGACTGGGGCTCGCTGCAGTCCTGGGAGGCCGTCACCGAGCCCGGTGCGGAGCGCCGACTCGCCTCCTACACCAGCATCTCCGGGCCTTGCCTGGACCACATGGGCCACTGGATCCGGCACCGGATGCGCCGCCCGACCCCCCGGCACCTGCGCCAACTGCTGGTCCAGGGCGCGCACTCCTGGTACATCACCGCCTTCCACCTGCCGCTCCTGGCACCCGCCACCTGGCGGTTCGGGCTGGCCCGGGCCTGGCCGCGGGTGCTGCGCGACCTGGAGGAGGTCAGCCCCCGGGCGGGCCACCCGCAGCCGACGCTCCGTCAGGATGCCGTGCGCGGCATCGAGTTGTACCGGGCCAACATGCGGCCCACGCTGCGCTCGCCGCGCGAGCGGCCCACCAAGGTGCCGGTGCAGCTGATCACGCTGCAGCGCGATCACTACGTCAACACCTTCCTCTCCGAGGGCCTGGAGCGCTGGGTGCCGGATCTGACGCGCCGTCAGCTGAACGCCACCCACTGGTCGGCGCTGCTGGAGCAGGGGCCGAAGGTGGCCGGGATGGTGCGTGAGTTCACCGGCCGGATCGAGAACGGGAGTTCGGGAGTGGGAAGCAGCACTGGGGGCAGCACCGGGCCACTGGTGGTGATCACCGGGGCCGGCAGCGGGATCGGACGCGCCACCGCGCTGGCCTTCGCCGAGCAGCAGCAGGCCACCGTGGTGGTCTGCGACCTGGACCTGGCCGCCGCCCAGCGCACCGCCGAGTTGGTCGACCTGCTCGGCGGCGCGGGCCACGCCTACCAGGTGGACGTCAGCGACGGCCCCGGTATGGACGCCTTCGCACAGACCGTCGCTGCCACCCACGGTGTGCCGGACGTGCTGGTCAACAACGCCGGCATCGGGCACTCCGGGACCTTCCTGCAGACCACCGAGAAGGAGTGGCAGCGGGTCCTGGACGTCAACCTGTGGGGCGTGATCCACGGCTGCCGGGCGTTCGGCAGCCTGATGGCCGAGCGCGGCCAGGGCGGACACATCGTCAACCTGGCCTCGGCGGCCGCGTATCTGCCGTCCAAGGTGCTGGCCGCCTACGCCACCAGCAAGGCCGCGGTGCTGATGCTCTCCGACTGCCTGCGCGCCGAACTCGCCACCAGTGGCATCGGGGTGAGCGCGATCTGCCCCGGCATCGTCAACACCAACATCACCCGCACCTCCACGTTCTCCGGGCTGACCGCAGAGCAGCAGGCCGCCAAGCAGGCCCGGGTCAGCAAGCTCTACGCCCGGCGCGGCTTCCCGCCGGAGAAGGTGGCGACGGAGATCGTCAAGGCGGTGCGCACCGGCAAGCCGGTGGTGCCGGTCACCGCGGAGGCCAAGGCGGCGCGGCTGGTCGGGCGGCTCTGGCCGGGGCTGCTGCGGCAGTTGGCCAAGCTCAACGCGGGGTGA
- a CDS encoding M24 family metallopeptidase: MASTFTYSDADLAKFREIQQLAYDCAEKTAAWIEPGVTERQATDRLRRHLVAAGVTDFFHVPFAWFGDRTAFRHFHTPLQFFAGGRVLQEGMPYVLDCAPVVDGYTADIGYGGKVGENRIWDRLAQDLQIYRELILREVRARKPLNEIYAAVDAQIAAHGYDNRHQVYPGRVIGHQVTRNTSRAPAGVNLFGFGLRTLQTLGRELIAERLHGRSPLWADGRSSRHAPTPGLWAVEPHIGFRDTGIKFEELLVVTEDDAYWLDDDLPHVRRWAEPARGGSDRTEQAEAAR; this comes from the coding sequence ATGGCATCCACCTTCACCTACTCCGACGCCGACCTGGCGAAGTTCCGCGAGATCCAGCAACTCGCTTACGACTGCGCGGAGAAGACCGCCGCCTGGATCGAGCCCGGGGTCACCGAGCGGCAGGCCACCGACCGGCTGCGCCGACATCTGGTGGCCGCTGGGGTGACCGACTTCTTCCACGTGCCGTTCGCCTGGTTCGGTGACCGCACCGCGTTCCGGCACTTCCACACCCCGCTGCAGTTCTTCGCCGGCGGGCGGGTGCTGCAGGAGGGCATGCCCTACGTGCTGGACTGCGCACCGGTGGTGGACGGCTACACCGCCGACATCGGCTACGGCGGCAAGGTCGGCGAGAACCGGATCTGGGACCGGCTCGCCCAGGACCTCCAGATCTACCGGGAGTTGATCCTGCGCGAGGTCAGGGCCCGCAAGCCGCTGAACGAGATCTACGCCGCCGTCGACGCGCAGATCGCCGCGCACGGCTACGACAACCGCCACCAGGTCTACCCTGGGCGGGTGATCGGCCACCAGGTGACCCGCAACACCAGCCGGGCCCCCGCCGGCGTGAACCTCTTCGGCTTCGGCCTGCGCACCCTGCAGACCCTGGGCCGCGAGCTCATCGCCGAACGGCTGCACGGCCGTTCACCGCTCTGGGCCGACGGCCGCTCCTCCCGGCACGCGCCGACGCCCGGCCTGTGGGCGGTCGAACCGCACATCGGCTTCCGCGACACCGGCATCAAGTTCGAGGAGCTGCTGGTGGTCACCGAGGATGATGCCTACTGGCTGGACGACGACCTGCCGCACGTGCGGCGCTGGGCCGAGCCCGCCCGCGGCGGGTCCGACCGTACCGAACAGGCGGAGGCCGCCCGATGA
- a CDS encoding 2Fe-2S iron-sulfur cluster-binding protein, translating into MLAAVQQAFDASPATALHFERFGAAPVRDGRPFTLKLSGSGEELAVPADKSALDVLREARPGTPYSCHQGFCGTCQVRVLAGTPEHRDRRLTAEERAAGALLPCVSRAAEGETLVLEV; encoded by the coding sequence ATGCTGGCCGCTGTCCAACAGGCCTTCGACGCCTCGCCCGCCACCGCGCTGCACTTCGAGCGGTTCGGCGCCGCGCCGGTGCGCGACGGCCGGCCGTTCACCCTCAAGCTCTCCGGCAGCGGAGAGGAACTGGCCGTCCCCGCCGACAAGTCCGCGCTCGACGTGCTGCGCGAGGCCCGGCCCGGCACGCCGTACTCCTGCCACCAGGGGTTCTGCGGCACCTGCCAGGTCCGGGTGCTGGCCGGCACCCCCGAACACCGCGATCGCCGGCTCACCGCCGAGGAGCGCGCAGCCGGAGCCCTGCTGCCCTGCGTGTCCCGGGCGGCCGAGGGCGAGACCCTGGTCCTGGAGGTCTGA
- a CDS encoding metal-dependent hydrolase, translated as MPRTAAEVHTDLVLEPRDVKFDWSRLPLHWIPDEPFATHTINVLHLLLPEGERWFTEVFKDALPLITDEQLREEVLGFIGQEAIHAEAHQEVLDHLLGQGLDPRPYVRQIAWLFQRILGPKPHLSPRQRRENIIERVAFVAAIEHFTAFLGNWALNSPGLERAKADPTMLDLLRWHGAEEVEHRSVAFDLLVHLDRGYGRRIRGMVLGGPLLVHLWVRGVRYLLAADPELRGRLKPSWRQAWDGAQRGMLPDPIQSLRSGLRYFKVRYHPTQEGSSAQALGYLATSPAARAAAAR; from the coding sequence ATGCCCAGAACCGCCGCAGAGGTCCACACCGACCTCGTGCTGGAGCCCCGCGATGTGAAGTTCGACTGGAGCCGGCTGCCGCTGCACTGGATCCCGGACGAGCCGTTCGCCACCCACACCATCAATGTGCTGCACCTGCTGCTGCCCGAGGGCGAGCGCTGGTTCACCGAGGTCTTCAAGGACGCGCTGCCGCTGATCACCGACGAGCAGCTGCGCGAGGAGGTGCTCGGCTTCATCGGCCAGGAGGCGATCCACGCCGAGGCCCACCAGGAGGTGCTGGACCACCTGCTCGGCCAGGGACTCGACCCGCGCCCCTACGTGCGCCAGATCGCCTGGCTGTTCCAGCGGATCCTCGGTCCGAAGCCGCACCTGAGCCCCCGCCAGCGGCGCGAGAACATCATCGAGCGGGTGGCCTTCGTCGCCGCGATCGAGCACTTCACCGCCTTCCTCGGCAACTGGGCGCTCAACTCGCCGGGCCTGGAGCGGGCCAAGGCCGACCCGACGATGCTCGACCTGCTGCGCTGGCACGGCGCCGAGGAGGTCGAGCACCGCAGCGTCGCCTTCGACCTCCTGGTCCACCTGGACCGGGGCTACGGTCGGCGGATCCGCGGCATGGTGCTCGGCGGGCCGCTGCTGGTGCACCTGTGGGTGCGCGGCGTGCGCTACCTGCTGGCGGCCGACCCGGAGCTGCGCGGCCGACTGAAGCCCAGCTGGCGGCAGGCCTGGGACGGCGCGCAGCGCGGCATGCTGCCGGACCCGATCCAGTCGCTCCGCTCCGGGCTGCGGTACTTCAAGGTCCGCTACCACCCCACCCAGGAGGGGTCCAGCGCCCAGGCGCTCGGCTACCTGGCCACCTCGCCCGCCGCCCGGGCCGCCGCCGCCCGCTGA
- a CDS encoding CBS domain-containing protein, producing the protein MITARDIMHANAQCIDANETLREASKMMRASGVGALPICGPDKKLKGIITDRDIVLECLGTGKDPDTMRAMDLAGHLHCVRADDDMDAVLKKMEQHQIRRMPVIDDGKLVGIITEKDLAMGHRMAKGVTDQQIIDFMDSMFAKH; encoded by the coding sequence ATGATCACCGCCCGTGACATCATGCACGCCAACGCGCAATGCATCGACGCCAACGAGACGCTGCGCGAGGCCTCGAAGATGATGAGGGCCAGCGGAGTTGGCGCGCTGCCGATCTGCGGCCCGGACAAGAAGCTCAAGGGCATCATCACCGACCGTGACATCGTGCTGGAGTGTCTCGGCACCGGCAAGGACCCCGACACGATGCGGGCCATGGACCTCGCCGGTCACCTGCACTGCGTGCGCGCCGACGACGACATGGACGCGGTGCTGAAGAAGATGGAGCAGCACCAGATCCGCCGGATGCCCGTGATCGATGACGGCAAGCTGGTCGGCATCATCACCGAGAAGGACCTGGCGATGGGCCACCGGATGGCCAAGGGTGTGACCGACCAGCAGATCATCGACTTCATGGACAGCATGTTCGCCAAGCACTGA
- a CDS encoding nuclear transport factor 2 family protein has protein sequence MSETATPREVFEKLHAGITSGEFAGLADLYAEDAVVEIVFEPLAPRRIEGQAAIRERFGMVRENVPFTLTGKNQVIRETDDPEVIVAEYDYEVYQKSTDTTFEVSNIQVLRVRDGLIVHSRDFHDHLGFIKARGGLSELVEKLQGE, from the coding sequence ATGTCTGAAACCGCAACGCCGCGCGAGGTCTTCGAGAAGCTGCACGCCGGAATCACCTCCGGCGAGTTCGCCGGCCTGGCCGACCTCTATGCCGAGGATGCCGTGGTGGAGATCGTCTTCGAGCCGCTCGCGCCGCGGCGGATCGAGGGCCAGGCCGCGATCCGGGAGCGCTTCGGGATGGTGCGCGAGAACGTTCCGTTCACGCTGACCGGGAAGAACCAGGTGATCCGGGAGACCGACGATCCGGAAGTGATCGTCGCCGAGTACGACTACGAGGTGTACCAGAAGTCGACCGACACGACCTTCGAGGTCTCGAACATCCAGGTGCTCCGGGTGCGCGACGGTCTGATCGTGCACAGCCGGGACTTCCACGACCACCTCGGCTTCATCAAGGCCCGCGGCGGCCTGTCCGAGCTGGTGGAGAAGCTCCAGGGCGAGTGA
- a CDS encoding TetR/AcrR family transcriptional regulator, whose protein sequence is MSTDQARPLRADAARNRARLLDVAAQVFADRGVSVTTEEIAKAAGVGVGTLFRHFPTKEALLEAVLLRRLETLSTEIARLLAEQDPAAAFFATFTLVIDQSAGKNEYARALAAAGIDVHQSLQEPAQVLRARLTEVLTGAQQAGAVRADLGVPELQALLVGTADMVERLSADPAGRERIFSVIFNGLRPSR, encoded by the coding sequence GTGAGCACTGACCAGGCGCGCCCACTACGGGCGGACGCAGCCCGCAACCGGGCCCGGCTGCTGGACGTCGCCGCCCAGGTCTTCGCCGACCGGGGAGTCTCGGTGACCACCGAGGAGATCGCGAAGGCGGCGGGCGTCGGCGTCGGCACGCTCTTCCGGCACTTCCCCACCAAGGAGGCACTGCTGGAGGCGGTGCTCCTGCGCCGCCTGGAGACGCTGAGCACCGAGATCGCCCGGCTGCTGGCCGAACAGGACCCGGCCGCGGCCTTCTTCGCCACCTTCACCCTGGTGATCGACCAGTCGGCCGGCAAGAACGAGTACGCCCGCGCCCTGGCAGCGGCCGGGATCGACGTCCACCAGAGCCTCCAGGAGCCGGCCCAGGTGCTCCGAGCCCGGCTGACCGAGGTCCTGACCGGCGCCCAGCAAGCGGGCGCGGTCCGGGCCGACTTGGGCGTCCCGGAGCTGCAGGCCCTACTGGTCGGCACCGCCGACATGGTGGAGCGCCTGAGCGCGGACCCGGCAGGCCGGGAGCGCATCTTCTCGGTGATCTTCAACGGCCTGCGACCGTCCCGCTGA